The Eurosta solidaginis isolate ZX-2024a chromosome 4, ASM4086904v1, whole genome shotgun sequence genome includes a window with the following:
- the LOC137248344 gene encoding uncharacterized protein has protein sequence MAKFSELKIQQMKKELDSRGLNTTANKLELQARLREAMELEGINVEEYVFHLDGEETTKIEEKNETSQTVTSTDLNMILAAISAQTLTVASISSQLASQLETQEARITEMSSQISTNMSSQLEEQKTYMASQLEEQKTYMTSQLAEQLKAQEARISSQLEAQEIRVTSKLEAQDTKILKFEEKIEAEVDALRRRIEQLQLNRPAVSASNPKVKTPSFDGSVPLQVFKLHFEKTAAVNNWNVEDKVAALFVALKGPAAEILQTIPEYEQNSFKALMAAVERRYGSEHRKQIFQKLSCKTVTKERMRLCRSLPRMLNGWHIWQMRTHP, from the coding sequence atggcaaagttcagtgaattgaagatccagcaaatgAAGAAGGAattggacagccgtggattgaatacaaccgccaataaactcgaacttcaggcacgcctacgagaggcaatggaattagagggaattaacgtggaagagtatgtctttcatcttgatggcgaggagacaacaaaaattgaagagaaaaacgaaacatcgcagacagttaccagcacagacttgaacatgatattggctgcaatatctgcacaaacattgaCAGTAGCATCAAtttcgtcgcaattggcatcccaactggaaacgcaagaggcacgtataacagaaatgtcatcacaaatatccacaaatatgtcatcacaactggaagagcagaagacatatatggcatcccaactggaagagcaaaagacatatatgacatctcagttggctgagcagttgaaagcacaggaggcccgcatatcctcgcagctggaggcacaggagataagggtaacatcgaagctggaggcccaggatacaaaaattttaaagtttgaggaaaaaatcgaggccgaagtggatgctttgagaagacgtatcgagcagttgcaactaaatcgcccagcagtttcagcaagcaatccgaaggtaaaaactccatcttttgacggctctgttcctttgcaggtctttaagctacactttgagaagaccgcagcagtgaacaactggaatgttgaagataaagttgcagctctgttcgtggcattgaaagggcctgccgcggaaatcttacagacgattccagagtacgaacagaACAGCTttaaagcattgatggccgctgtcgagagacgttatggaagcgagcatagaaaacagatattccaaaagttgagttgcaaaaccgtcaccaaagagcgaatgagactttgcaggagtttgcctcggatgttgaacggttggcacatttggcaaatgcggacgcacccgtag